The Conexivisphaera calida genome includes a region encoding these proteins:
- a CDS encoding dihydrolipoyl dehydrogenase yields MLGKYPVFPPTDQEFLDPPRMEEYDVVIVGAGGAGYHGAFELSKGGRRVLMVDDKGNLGGNCLYEGCIPSKAVAMTVYLMEKVRGILESVGSRNAGAPALRTIWEDAVSHKDDVQTIRYHQHIREIKEHGNLEFVKGIARVLDEHRVVVEDLSGSWRKEVRGRNLIIAQGSIPLRPPIRGSELTIGSLELFGYRTSFRSMPDSLVVVGGGFIGVEASLMAASAGRSVTLLEMLPSILSGWDEDVVNSIGQELSARGVKVMTNSKVTEIRSEGSQKVVEYARPDGSRGTAVGDEVVMAAGRVPYVEGLEHLGIIQNGRAAVEPTMETKRKGVYATGDLLGKFMLFHAAVKESTIAAWNILHGHPVYEVNFNSIPQALFTEPEAAYVGVTPAAARKAGIPHSVVSYDLADDAYAQIMGVRKGWVKIVVERETQRIIGGLILGEAASLLINEIALAIAANSRVKDLALLAHQHPTIFESIDRAAIRFSL; encoded by the coding sequence ATGCTCGGCAAGTATCCAGTTTTTCCACCAACTGATCAGGAGTTCCTAGATCCTCCTAGGATGGAGGAATATGATGTGGTCATAGTCGGCGCCGGAGGTGCCGGATATCATGGGGCGTTTGAGCTGAGTAAGGGCGGCCGGCGCGTGTTGATGGTGGACGATAAAGGGAACCTGGGCGGCAACTGCCTCTACGAGGGATGCATACCTTCGAAGGCCGTCGCTATGACCGTGTACCTGATGGAGAAGGTCAGAGGCATACTGGAGAGCGTGGGCAGCAGGAACGCCGGAGCTCCTGCCCTCAGGACCATCTGGGAGGACGCGGTGTCGCACAAGGATGACGTGCAGACGATAAGGTACCATCAACACATAAGGGAGATCAAGGAACATGGAAACCTGGAGTTCGTGAAGGGAATAGCCCGTGTTCTGGACGAGCACAGGGTCGTCGTCGAGGATCTGAGTGGCTCCTGGAGGAAGGAGGTGCGCGGAAGGAACCTGATAATAGCGCAGGGATCAATTCCACTGAGGCCGCCGATCAGGGGGTCCGAGTTGACGATAGGAAGCCTCGAACTATTCGGCTACAGGACGAGCTTCAGGAGCATGCCTGACTCCTTGGTCGTGGTGGGCGGCGGCTTCATAGGCGTGGAGGCGTCGCTGATGGCCGCCTCAGCCGGTAGAAGCGTGACCTTGCTCGAGATGCTTCCCAGTATACTAAGCGGATGGGACGAGGATGTGGTGAATTCCATAGGTCAGGAGCTCAGTGCGCGCGGGGTCAAGGTCATGACTAACTCCAAGGTCACGGAGATCCGCTCCGAGGGCTCTCAGAAGGTTGTGGAGTACGCGCGTCCCGACGGGTCGAGGGGGACTGCGGTGGGTGACGAGGTGGTGATGGCGGCCGGGAGGGTGCCATATGTGGAGGGACTTGAGCACCTTGGGATAATCCAGAACGGGCGCGCAGCGGTGGAGCCCACGATGGAGACTAAGAGGAAAGGGGTATACGCGACCGGTGATCTCCTCGGTAAATTCATGCTCTTTCACGCTGCCGTGAAGGAGTCGACGATCGCCGCGTGGAACATCCTACACGGACATCCTGTATACGAGGTGAACTTCAACTCCATACCGCAGGCGCTCTTCACGGAGCCGGAGGCCGCATATGTAGGTGTCACGCCCGCGGCCGCTAGGAAGGCCGGGATTCCGCACTCCGTGGTCAGCTACGATCTCGCCGACGACGCGTATGCCCAGATAATGGGCGTCAGGAAGGGCTGGGTCAAGATCGTGGTGGAGCGCGAGACCCAGAGGATCATAGGAGGGCTGATATTAGGTGAAGCGGCATCGCTCCTGATAAATGAGATAGCACTGGCGATTGCGGCTAATTCTAGGGTGAAGGATCTGGCGTTACTTGCCCATCAGCATCCAACAATATTCGAGTCAATAGACCGCGCTGCCATAAGATTCTCGTTGTGA